A single genomic interval of Brevundimonas diminuta harbors:
- a CDS encoding DUF2497 domain-containing protein, which produces MTDQSAQEPTMEEILASIRRIISEDEAPAETPAAAMPEATPEPVPEPLAAETIFAAPVEPTPEPAAVEDDVLELTDRYEAPAETIGDLDVVEHSPAPYQPEPEPAPAYESAPEPAPAYDTLVGDSAAASAASAFAGLAASFKKPEPAPSASGDLPFVSGNTVEAMVAEMLRPLLKDWLDNNLPGIVQAAVQKEVERIARSA; this is translated from the coding sequence ATGACCGATCAGTCCGCCCAGGAACCGACCATGGAAGAGATTCTGGCGTCGATTCGCCGGATCATCTCTGAAGACGAGGCCCCGGCCGAAACGCCGGCCGCCGCCATGCCGGAAGCCACGCCTGAGCCGGTTCCCGAGCCGCTGGCCGCCGAAACCATCTTCGCCGCCCCGGTCGAGCCGACGCCGGAACCCGCCGCCGTCGAAGACGACGTGCTGGAACTGACCGACCGCTATGAGGCGCCGGCCGAGACCATCGGCGATCTGGACGTGGTCGAACATTCGCCCGCGCCCTATCAGCCCGAGCCTGAACCCGCGCCGGCTTACGAATCGGCTCCCGAGCCGGCGCCTGCCTACGACACGCTGGTCGGCGACAGCGCCGCCGCCAGCGCCGCCTCGGCCTTTGCGGGCTTGGCCGCCAGCTTCAAGAAGCCTGAGCCGGCTCCGTCGGCCTCGGGCGACCTGCCCTTCGTCAGCGGCAACACCGTCGAGGCGATGGTCGCCGAGATGCTGCGCCCGCTGCTGAAGGACTGGCTGGACAACAATCTGCCCGGCATCGTTCAGGCGGCGGTACAAAAGGAAGTCGAACGCATCGCGCGCAGCGCCTAA
- a CDS encoding TolC family outer membrane protein produces MLKRSRVLASAAVVAVMTGLGAPAWAETLQDAIALAYRTNPNLLAQRANQRALDETVVQARSGLRPTIGASAGVDYTRSDFPAVTQFVDTNGDGIPDTQVTTSSSETEGANVGVSVSQNVWTAGRTSRAIDQARASVLAGRENLREIEQSVMLSVIQAYVNVTRDMEILRIRQENLTVLQRQLEETSARFEVGEITRTDVAQAEASQAQSEADLANAQAQLSTSRAAYAAVVGQSPSDLEAAPVLPEVPSDFDVAIETALQRNPAVLAATYQLQSAEAAVAAARSEYLPSVRATASYGGSTNDLGDLGELADRRSFTAGATLSVPLFTGGLNRSRVAQALERANAAQIGIEGERRTVLQNVSSAYAQVLSTRATVAAGTEAVRAASVAAEGVRQEAQVGLRTTLDVLNQELALRNAQTAVASARAAEYVARASLLAAMGQLEGPALNPTIEAYDPAANYDQVKGRGGLPWDGVIETLDRVASPPIVTTPDTADAPIDAQLKGEVVRTAPQN; encoded by the coding sequence ATGTTGAAACGCTCGCGTGTGCTGGCTTCGGCCGCTGTGGTCGCCGTGATGACCGGTCTGGGCGCACCGGCCTGGGCTGAGACGCTGCAGGACGCCATCGCCCTGGCCTATCGGACCAATCCCAACCTGCTGGCCCAGCGCGCCAACCAGCGTGCGCTGGACGAGACGGTGGTTCAGGCGCGGTCGGGCCTGCGCCCGACCATCGGCGCTTCGGCAGGCGTGGACTACACCCGCAGCGACTTCCCCGCCGTGACCCAGTTCGTCGACACGAACGGCGACGGCATACCCGACACCCAGGTCACGACCTCGTCGTCCGAAACCGAAGGCGCCAATGTCGGCGTCAGCGTCAGCCAGAACGTCTGGACCGCCGGCCGCACCTCGCGCGCCATCGACCAGGCCCGCGCCAGCGTCCTGGCCGGCCGTGAGAACCTGCGTGAGATCGAGCAGTCGGTCATGCTGTCGGTGATCCAGGCCTATGTGAACGTCACCCGTGACATGGAAATCCTGCGTATCCGCCAGGAGAACCTGACGGTGCTGCAACGCCAGCTGGAGGAAACCAGCGCCCGTTTCGAGGTCGGTGAGATCACCCGCACCGACGTGGCCCAGGCCGAAGCCTCGCAGGCGCAGTCCGAAGCCGATCTGGCGAACGCCCAGGCCCAACTGTCCACGTCGCGCGCCGCCTATGCCGCCGTCGTCGGCCAATCGCCGTCCGATCTGGAAGCCGCGCCGGTTCTGCCGGAAGTGCCCAGCGACTTCGACGTCGCCATCGAGACGGCGTTGCAGCGCAATCCCGCTGTCCTGGCCGCGACCTATCAGTTGCAAAGCGCCGAGGCCGCCGTCGCGGCCGCCCGTTCGGAATATCTGCCGTCGGTGCGCGCCACCGCCTCCTATGGCGGTTCGACCAACGATCTGGGCGATCTGGGCGAACTGGCTGATCGCCGCAGCTTCACGGCCGGCGCCACCCTCTCCGTGCCGCTCTTCACCGGCGGTCTGAACCGCTCGCGCGTCGCCCAGGCTTTGGAGCGCGCCAACGCGGCCCAGATCGGCATCGAGGGCGAGCGCCGCACGGTGCTTCAGAACGTCAGCTCGGCCTACGCCCAGGTGCTGTCGACCCGCGCTACGGTCGCGGCCGGCACCGAAGCGGTTCGCGCTGCATCGGTCGCGGCCGAAGGCGTGCGCCAGGAAGCCCAAGTCGGCCTGCGCACCACGCTGGACGTGCTGAACCAGGAACTGGCGCTGCGCAACGCCCAGACGGCGGTCGCCAGCGCCCGCGCCGCTGAATATGTCGCCCGCGCCTCGCTGCTGGCCGCCATGGGCCAGCTGGAAGGCCCGGCGCTGAACCCGACGATCGAGGCCTATGATCCGGCTGCGAACTACGACCAGGTCAAGGGACGCGGCGGCCTGCCGTGGGACGGCGTGATCGAGACGCTGGACCGCGTGGCCTCGCCGCCGATCGTGACCACGCCTGACACCGCCGACGCGCCGATCGACGCTCAGCTCAAGGGCGAGGTCGTGCGCACGGCGCCGCAGAACTGA